AAGACACGGTGGGAGCCATCGCCGACCTGGTGAAGGGCGGCTACGTGCGAAGCATCGGTCTCTCCGAAGTGGGCGCCGAGACGATCCGCCGAGCGGCGAAGGTGCACCCGTTGAGCGACCTTCAGATTGAGTACTCGCTCATCACCCGCAAGCCGGAGAAGACCCTCTTCCCTACACTCACCGAGCTGGGCATGAGCGCGACGCTGTACGGTGTGCTCTCCCGAGGACTGTTGACGGGCGCGAAGGTGGAGGGTGCCCGCGTGCACTACCCGCGCTTCGCGGGCGAGGCGGGCCAACGCAACGCAGCGGCCGTCGCGCGCTTCCACGCATACGCCGCGGAGCGCGGGATGACGCCGGCTCAGCTCTCCGTGGCGTGGGTGCTCGCGAAGCAACCGGCATTCGTGCCCGTGGTCGGCGCACGCACGCGCAAGCAACTGCTCGACGTGCTCGGAGCACTGGAAAAGCCCCTGTCGTCCGACGACGTGGCCGCCGTCGAAGCAATCCTTCCGAAGGAGGCGATCGCCGGCACGCGCTACCCCGAGCAGCAGATGAAGATGCTCGACAGCGAGCGCTGAGACTCCCTCCGTTCAATGGCTGGCGGCGGAGCCCATCGTGGGCGCACGCACGCGCAACGATGTCCCAATCCCATGGACGCAGGTGTCCAAGGGGACATGAACGAAGGCGCCTGGAAATGGAGCGCGGTGGGGATGTTCCTCCTGGGACTGGGCATGCTCGCTCCCACGCCGGCGCGCGCATGCATCGCGACCGACTGCTCCCGGCAGGGAGTGCGCTTCCCTCTCCCCGAGGACGGCGGAGTGGTGCCCGCGAACGTCCCCGGGCTGGTGGCGATACCGCCGCTTGACGAGAGCGTGGATCCGTCCACCGTCCGGCTGCTGCTGCCGGATGGAGCGCCGGTGTCCGCGACCGTCACGGCGGGCGCGCACGAGACACAGGTCCTGGTCCCGGACGCGCCGCTGGAGCCGGGCACCCGGTACCGTATCGAGGCCAAGGAGTCCTGCGGGCGCCAGCCGCCCGGGGCCCGGTCCGTGACCTTCACCGCCGGTCCAGCCCTGCCCCTGCCCACGACCCTCGGCACCCTGACGGCCGACACACCGCTCCGGGGTTCCTTCAATATCTACGGGGACTGGATCTGCAGCGAAGGAATGGAGCAGGGGGAATCAACCACGCTGCGCTTCACACCGTCACCGGAGCTGGTGCCGTTCCTTCCGTGGGTGCATTGGACGGTGGAGGTGGATGGCAAGCCCTGGAGGTACGCGACGCACGGCGTGCTGTCCTCCACGGGTGAGGACAACGTCGAGTGGCATCGCTCCGACAACGTCTGGAAACTGCTCTTCCTCTACACGGTGTGCGTCTCCAGGAGCTGCTCGGGGCAGCCCCCGGACGACAGCCTCCTGCCGGGCGTGCACCGGGCCACGCTCACGGCGACGCTGGAGCACGCGAACCTCACGCTTCCCCCCGTGAGCGTGGACTTCGAGCTGAGCTGCCCGACGAGGGGCGCGCTCGCGGAAGGCCACCCGCGGGCCCAATGCGCGGATGGGGGATCCTGGAATGGCGGAGGGTCCGTGGACGAGGACCCGCGCTCCGTGCCAGGCGACTCCAAGAAGGGCTGCACCCAGGCCGGAGGAGGATTGACGGTGCTGGGCCTGCTCGCCACGCTCCGGCTCTGGAACGGCCGGAGCTCACGCCGCGCGAAGCCCTGAGTTCAGAAGCAGGGCTTGAACCTGCGTCCTGACCTCCCGCGACCAGTCGACGTGCCAAAGGAAGCGATCGCCGGCCGCCAATTGTCTCCGCACTGCGGAGACAATTCGGCCGCCATCCCTGCCCCTCGGTAACTGCGGTGCGGACGCCATGTCCCGACTCTCACCGCGCAAGACACGCACTGGAGCATCCGCGCCCATCCCCGCGCGTGGACGCCGCGTGCACCGCCGCACGGTGCACTGACTCCGCTACAGAGGAGCACGCCGCTGGCACGCGGGCTGCTCAAGCCCGGACGCGACCTCAGGCGGTCGAGCCAGCGAGGTGCCCGGGCCGTGGTGGCGCGGGATTCTGAAGGGGGAAGCGTGTCGATGCTGATGGCGGGGAAGCGGCTGGCGGTGTTCTCCATCCGCGAGGGCAAGGGCGGGAGCATCTGGGTGCGCGCGGGCAGCGCGTTCGTCAACAAGGACGGTTCGCTCAACGTGCTGCTGGACGTGCTGCCCCTGGACGGAAAGCTGCACGTGCGCGAGGCGGCGGAGAAGCGCGACACGGCGGCCGGCAGCCGCTTCGGTGGCGGCGAGTCTTCGCTGGAGACGGGCGTGGGGGGCCACTCGTGAAGTGGGCCTGGGCGTGGGTGTTGGGCTGCGTGCTGATGGGACCGGGGCGTGCGGATGCCGCCAGTCCACGCATGCAATACGTGGGGGTGGTCAACCTGAACGAAGCCACGGCGGCGGAGCTGGACCTGCTGCCGGGCGTGGGTGAGAAGGCGGCGCAGCGCATCCTCGAGCACCGCAAGAAGCGGCCCTTCGGTCGCGTCGAGGAGCTGGTCCGGGTCAAGGGCTTCGGCAAGAAGAAGTTCCTCAAGCTGAGGGCCCACCTGGCCCTCACCGGCCCCACGACCCTCAAGAAGGAGCAGGTCCCCGCCGGGCTGGCGCCGGGAAGGGAGGCAAGCGCCACGAACCCATGACAAGTACAACCATCGGTTGAGTCAGGCTCATGAAGGCCGCCATTCCCGGGCTCCGGCATGCCCGGGGATGGCGGCTTTCCGCCGCCTTCCAAGGCCTCCAGACGGGCGGCCCCGTCCGCCTGAGAGCACCCCTTCCGGATTTTGCTGGAACGCCCAGGCCGACGCGCTAGGACACGCCCACCTTTGGAACACAACCGAAAGACAGGGAGGCCGGAGGTGAGGGAGGATGCGCCCATGAAGGACACACAAGCCCCGGAGTCGATACCAGGCCCGGACGGCAGCAGGTCCCGGGGTTCGCAACAGCAGCAGCAGTTGGGCGAGGTGCTGGAGTTCATGCGCCTCCTGTGGGCCGTGGATCATGGCCTGCAGTCCACGTCCAAGCGGATGGAGTCCACGCTGGGACTCACCGGCCCGCAGCGGCTGGTCATCCGGCTCGTGGGCCGCTTCCCGGGCATCACCGCCGGCACGCTCGCCAACATCCTCCACGTGCACCCCAGCACGCTCACCGGCGTGCTCAAGCGCCTGGAGAAGCGCGGCCTGCTGGAGCGCAAGTCGGATCCGCTCGACGGCCGCAAGGCGCTCTTCGCGCTGACCGACTCCGGCCGCGCGCTGGACATCCCGTCCGAGGGCACCGTCGAGTCCGCCGTGCAGCGCGTGCTCGCCCGCCTGGCGCGCGACCGCATCGTCTTCACCCAGGAAGTGCTCAAGGCGCTCGCCGAGGAGCTGGGCGGCCTCTCCGCGCCCCTGGAGGACACTCCGGCGTCCTCCCGCCCCATCCCTCCCGCCGAAGGCTGAGCGCGCCCCCCTGCCCTCCCACCGTCCTCACCGGACGGGGAGGGCCCGGGTCCCCCTTCCGCGTTGTCCCCAGAACCCTGCCGTCCGCTCCTCCTTCGTGCGGCGGACACAGGCTCCTCCCTTTCTGTCCTCCGCCCCGGCGATGCACGCGCGAAGACGGCGGGAGTGCGCCACAATTGGGAAATAGGCCGCCCCGCCCGGGGTTGGCTCGCGACCGACGAGCGGACAAGCCAGCGTGAACCTCGAGACACCGCAGAGCCCAGCCCCCGAGCTGCCGCCCCCGCCGCCTCCTCCGGCCCCGCCTCCCCCGGCCCGGCGCGAAGCGCGCTCCGGAGGCGTGGCGGAGCTGCTCGCCCAGGTGCGCGCCCGCCAGCGCCGCCAGCTCTGGGCCCAGGGCCTGCTGCTGGGCGCCGTCGCGGCCCTCGTGCTCCTGTTCGCCACGGGCCTTCTGGGCCGCGCGGTGCCGGGGCTCGCCCGGAGCCTCCTGTGGCTCGCCCTGCCCGTGGGCGCGGCGGTGGCGTACGTCTTCGGCGTCGTGCTCGCGCACCGGCAGGTGGGCGACGACGCTCGCACCGCCCGGCTCGTGGGCCAGCGCCGCCCGGAGCTGTCGCTGGACGTGCTCGCCGCGGTGGAGCTGTCGCGCGAGCGCCGTGAAGAAGCCGGCTGGTCCCCCCAACTCGCCGACGCGTTCCTCCGGCAGATGGACGATCGCGCCCGCACGGTGGACCCCGGGCTCGTGGTGGACCGCCAGCCGCTGCGCCGCGTGGCCATGGCGTGCGGCGGAGCGGTGCTGGCGCTCGCGGTGCTGATGTTCTTCGTGGGTGGCCGCTGGGCCGCGGGCTGGAAGCACCTGCGCGAGCAGGCCGCGCGCCCGGAGACCGCCGCGCAGGCGGAGCCCATTACCGGCGACATCGAGCTGACCTACCGCTACCCCGCGTACACCGGTCTCGCGCCGCGCACCGTGCCCGGCACCAACGGCGAGGTCAGCGCGCCCGCCGGCACCGAGGTCGTGCTGAAGACGCGCTCGGACCGCCCCATCGAGCGCGCGGAGGTGGTGGTCAACGACCAGACGCTGCCCCTCACCGTCACCGGCGGCCGAGAGCTCACCGGCAGCTTCGTGGCGAAGCAGGCCGGCCACTACCACTTCGTCTTCTACGGCGCGCGCGCGAAGCCGCTCGCGGTGGGCCCGGACATCCCGCTCACCGTGGAGGCGGACAAGGCGCCCCAGGTGACGCTGCTCACGCCGTCCACGGAGATTGAGGTCGACCCCGGCCAGACGGTGACGCTCAAGTACGAGGCCACCGACGACTACGGCCTGTCCGGGCTGTCGCTGGTGTACCGCATGCCCGGCGCGAAGCAGGAGACGCGCGTGAACCTGCCGCGCGAGGACAGCCGCCGCAGCCGGGGCACCTTCAACTGGGACCTGGGCCCGCTCAAGCCCGCCCCCGGCGACCGCATCACCTACTACGTGGAGGCGAAGGACAACGACGCGGTGGAGGGCCCCAAGAAGGGCGTCAGCCGCACGCAGACCCTGCGCGTCTACAGCGCCGCCGAGCACCGCCGCGCCGCCCTGGAGAAGGCCGAGGTCCTGTGGGGCCGCCTCGTGGACCACCTGGCGGACCGCCTGGAGGGGCCCGACCGCGCGAAGCAGAAGGACGCGACCGCGGTGGAGACCGCGAAGTCCGTGGACTCGAGCGGCCAGCAGCTGGCGGACGACTTCCGCGCGCAAGGCTCCGAACTGTCCCGGGAGAAGGACGTGCCCAAGGAGATCGTCTCCGCGCTGCTGAACATCGGCGGGGAGCTCAAGCGCAGCGTGGGCACCACCGCCGACTTCCGCCGCCTGTACCTGCGCACCCAGCGCGCGCGCGGCGAGGACTGGGGCACCGGCACCCGGCTCACCGCCGTGGTGGAGGACGAAATCGAGGGCCTGGAGCGCGACATCCTCTACCTGGAGTCCCTTTTGGACCGGCAGAAGCTGGAGGCGCTCCAGGAGCTGACGAAGCAGCTGGCCAACGAGCGCCGCGACCTGTCGCGCCTCATCGAGCAGTTCAAGGCCAACCCGGACGAGGCCGCGCGCGAGCAGGTGATGCAGCAGATCCAACAGCTCAAGTCGCGCATCCAGGAGCTGATGCAGCGCATGGCGGAGCTGCGCAAGGGCATCCGCGACGAGCACCTCAATGCCGAGGCGCTGTCGGAGATGATGCAGCAGGAGGACATGCAGGGCGCCATGGATGAGGTCGAGCGCCTGATGCAGGAGGGCAAGGCGGACGAGGCCCTGGCGAAGCTCCAGGAGCTGGGCATGCAGATGGACGAGATGCTCGAGTCCATGGACAAGTCCCAGGAGGACTTCGGCGCGGAGCAGTACCCGGAGCTGGCGGAGAAGTTCGGCAAGTTCATGGATGACCTGCAGGGCACCATGGACGAGCAGCAGAAGGTCGCCGAGCAGACGCGCGCCCTGCGCGACCAGGCCCGCGGGCAGAACCGCGAGCGGCTCAAGGAGAAGGGCCAGGCCCTCAAGGACGAGCTCAACCGCAAGCTGAAGCAGGTGCAGGAGGACTACCAGAAGCTGGACCCGGGCCGACTCAACAGCCGCGCGGCCCGCCCGCTGGAGGAGGCCCAGTCCGAGCTGCGCAACGTGGAGAACGCGCTCAAGGTGGACGACTTCGACCTGGCCGCGGAGTCCGCCGCGCGCGCCGAGGACGCCGCGCGCCAGCTGTCCAGCATGGGCGAGCAGCAGCGCCAGCTGGATGAGATGTTCGGCAATCCGCCGGAGGTGCGCCAGCAGTCCGCGAAGATGGCGGAGCAGCTCAAGAAGGACGCGCGCGACGTGGCGGACGTGAGCCAGCAGCTGCAGAACCTCTTCCCGCCACCGGGCTCGCAGCTGTCGCAGCAGGAGAAGCAGCAGCTCCAGCAGCTGGGCCAGCGCCAGCAGCAGCTGGAGCAGCGCGCGCAGGGCCTGCGCCAGCAGATGGAGGACATGGAGCAGACGGCGCCGCTGTTCGGAGAAGAGGCCGGCCAGCAGATGGATGAGATTGGCCAGCGCATGGGCGAGGCGTCCCAGCGCATGCAGGGCAAGGACCCGGGCCGCGGTTACGGTGAACAGCAGGCCGCCATGGAAGGCCTCAAGCGCTTCCAGCAGCAGATGCAGCAGAGCCAGCAGGGCCGCAAGGGCGGCCGCGGGCTGCCCATGCCCATGGGCTCCGGCCGCCGCCAGGAGGGCAACGGCCGCAACCCGCAGGACAAGGTGGAGCTGCCGGACGAGGACGCGTTCCAGGCGCCTCGCGAGTTCCGCAAGGACCTGCTGGACGCGATGAAGCAGGGCGCGCCGGAGAAATACCGCGAGCAGGTGAAGCGCTACTACGAGGAGCTGGTGAAGTGAGCCGCCGCACGCACGCGACCATTCCTTGCCTGGGCGTCCTGTGCGCCCTCGTCCTCGCCGTCCCCACGGCCTTCGCGCAGCCGCCCGACGCGGCCCTCAAGGAAGAGGTGAAGCAGCGGCTGGGCAAGGTGGAGCAGTCGCTGGACGACTGGGACGTGGGAAGCGCCCGCCGCGAGCTCGCCGAGGTCGAGAAGCGCGTGCCCTCCGAGCTGGAGCCCCTGAAGTACTTCCAGGGGCGCGTGGCCTTCGAGGAGGGCCAGTACGACGACGCGGTGACGCTGCTGGAAGGCGCCAACATCGAGGACAAGCCGGGCAGCTACCTGCGGCTCGCGAAGGACACGCGCGCCATCGTCAAGGACCACCAGCGCGCGGAGAGCGAGCACTTCATCTTCTTCTACCCGAAGGGCAAGGAGGAGATCCTGGTGCCCTACGCGCTGGAGACGCTGGAGGCCATCCACCGCGCGCTCGCGGAGGACCTGGGCTGGACGCCGCCGGGCAAGGTGCGCGTGGAGGTGGTGAACAACGCGCGCGAGCTGTCCCGCGTCAGCACGCTGACGGAGAAGCAGATCCGCACCACGGGCACCATCGCCATCTGCAAGTTCAACAAGCTGATGGTCACGAGCCCCAAGGCCGTGGCGCAGGGCTACGACTGGCAGGACACGCTGGCGCACGAGTACGTGCACCTGGTCGTCAGCCAGCTGTCCCACAACACCGTGCCCATCTGGCTGCACGAAGGCCTGGCCAAGTTCCTGGAGTCGCGCTGGCGCGGCAAGGGCGGCCTGGCCATGACGCCGTCCACGCAGGCGCTGCTGGGCAAGCGCGTGAAGGAGGACAAGCTCATCCCCTTCGAGAAGATGCACCCCTCCATCGCCATGCTGCCCACGGCGGAGGACGCGGCCACCGCGTTCGCGGAGGTGTTCTACGCCATCGACTACATCCACGGCACCCAGGGCACCGCGGGCCTGCGCACCCTCTTGCAGGAGCTGAAGGCGGGCCAGCCGGACAAGAAGGCGGTGGAGGCGGCGACGGGCATGCCCTTCCCCCTCTTCGAGAAGACCTGGCTGTCCTACGTGAAGAAGCAGCCCTTCCCGCAGGAGCTGGTGCCGCGCGACGACCGCGTGGTGCTCAAGGAGGACGCCAAGGGCGCTCAGAAGGACAGCGAGAAGAAGGGGCGTGAAATCTCCTTCGGCGGCTTCTCCGAGGTGACCGAGGTCCCCGCGCGCAAGTTCGCGCACCTGGGGGAGGTGCTGCGCGAGCGCAACCGCGTGAAGGCCGCGGCGGAGGAGTACGCGCGGGCGCACAAGCTGGTGGGCGACAAGTACGAGTCGGTGTCCAACAAGTTCGCGCTCGCGCTCCTGGAGCTGCGCCGGCTGGATGAAGCGGAGTCCGTGCTGCGCGGCTCGCTGCGCATGCACCCGGGCTCGCCCTCCACCAACGTGCACCTGGGCCGCATCCTGCTGTTCCGAAAGGACTACCCGAAGGCGAAGACGGCATACCTGGAGGCGCTGGCCTCGGATCCGTTCGACCCCGAAATCCACGTGGCCCTCACGCGCATCCACGGCGCGCTGGGAGAGACGGCGCTCGCGTCGCGCACGCGCACGGCCGCCGCCAACCTCACGGGCCTCAAGCCCGACGACGTGGACCGCGCCGCCCAGGCCTTCCTGCGCGCCGAGGACGAGCTGTCGGAGACGAAGAACGTCCCCGCCGGCACGCCCGACGCCCCGAAGCCGGCGCCGGCTCCTGAGCAGAAGGCCGCTCCGAAGCCCGCGAAGTAGCCCTCCTCCCCGGCGGGCAGCCAGCCAGGGCCCTGCCTCTGTTCCCTTCCCTCCCTCCCGGGATGCCTAGCTTTCCGGGCACGAGGAGGACGGGATGGCGTTCCCAGACAGTCGTGCGGTGCTGAACGTCCGCGCCCGGTCCCGGGGTCAGTGGTGCTGTCCACTGGCGCACCGGTCCTTGGGCGCAACGTGAATTGGCACACGTCCTCCTTCCCACCCGCTGGGTCCAGCGTCGCGCCCTGCTCCAACGTGCGCCGCGCGGACCCGGGTGTGTCCGGTCCACCGACTTGTCCCGCCTCACTTCCGAGGCCCTGAAAAGGAGCAGCACCCCATGAAGCGCACCCTGCACGGAGTCACCCTCGCCGCGGTCCTCTTTACCGGCGGTGTCTCACTGGCCCAGACGGCCGCGCCCGCGACGAAGCCCGCTCCCGCCGCCAAGGGCATGGCCGAGTTCAAGGGCTTCATGGCCCCCACGGACCCGAAGGCCTTCCTGGAGCGCCTGCACTACATCAACCAGTCGGAGATCAAGCAGGCCGAGCTCGCGCAGAAGAGCTCGGAGAACCCGGACGTGAAGAGCTACGCGAAG
This DNA window, taken from Corallococcus coralloides DSM 2259, encodes the following:
- a CDS encoding ComEA family DNA-binding protein, whose product is MGPGRADAASPRMQYVGVVNLNEATAAELDLLPGVGEKAAQRILEHRKKRPFGRVEELVRVKGFGKKKFLKLRAHLALTGPTTLKKEQVPAGLAPGREASATNP
- a CDS encoding aldo/keto reductase; translated protein: MTPTHRTTQLGTTGPRVFPIALGCMSMSGAYGPSDETESIATLREAIERGVTLLDTADFYASGHNELLIRRAIEGQRDKVRLSVKFGAMRGPDGAPGGFDARPAAVKNFITYSLQRLGVDHIDVYRPARLDPTVPIEDTVGAIADLVKGGYVRSIGLSEVGAETIRRAAKVHPLSDLQIEYSLITRKPEKTLFPTLTELGMSATLYGVLSRGLLTGAKVEGARVHYPRFAGEAGQRNAAAVARFHAYAAERGMTPAQLSVAWVLAKQPAFVPVVGARTRKQLLDVLGALEKPLSSDDVAAVEAILPKEAIAGTRYPEQQMKMLDSER
- a CDS encoding Ig-like domain-containing protein, yielding MNEGAWKWSAVGMFLLGLGMLAPTPARACIATDCSRQGVRFPLPEDGGVVPANVPGLVAIPPLDESVDPSTVRLLLPDGAPVSATVTAGAHETQVLVPDAPLEPGTRYRIEAKESCGRQPPGARSVTFTAGPALPLPTTLGTLTADTPLRGSFNIYGDWICSEGMEQGESTTLRFTPSPELVPFLPWVHWTVEVDGKPWRYATHGVLSSTGEDNVEWHRSDNVWKLLFLYTVCVSRSCSGQPPDDSLLPGVHRATLTATLEHANLTLPPVSVDFELSCPTRGALAEGHPRAQCADGGSWNGGGSVDEDPRSVPGDSKKGCTQAGGGLTVLGLLATLRLWNGRSSRRAKP
- a CDS encoding peptidase MA family metallohydrolase — protein: MSRRTHATIPCLGVLCALVLAVPTAFAQPPDAALKEEVKQRLGKVEQSLDDWDVGSARRELAEVEKRVPSELEPLKYFQGRVAFEEGQYDDAVTLLEGANIEDKPGSYLRLAKDTRAIVKDHQRAESEHFIFFYPKGKEEILVPYALETLEAIHRALAEDLGWTPPGKVRVEVVNNARELSRVSTLTEKQIRTTGTIAICKFNKLMVTSPKAVAQGYDWQDTLAHEYVHLVVSQLSHNTVPIWLHEGLAKFLESRWRGKGGLAMTPSTQALLGKRVKEDKLIPFEKMHPSIAMLPTAEDAATAFAEVFYAIDYIHGTQGTAGLRTLLQELKAGQPDKKAVEAATGMPFPLFEKTWLSYVKKQPFPQELVPRDDRVVLKEDAKGAQKDSEKKGREISFGGFSEVTEVPARKFAHLGEVLRERNRVKAAAEEYARAHKLVGDKYESVSNKFALALLELRRLDEAESVLRGSLRMHPGSPSTNVHLGRILLFRKDYPKAKTAYLEALASDPFDPEIHVALTRIHGALGETALASRTRTAAANLTGLKPDDVDRAAQAFLRAEDELSETKNVPAGTPDAPKPAPAPEQKAAPKPAK
- a CDS encoding MarR family winged helix-turn-helix transcriptional regulator: MKDTQAPESIPGPDGSRSRGSQQQQQLGEVLEFMRLLWAVDHGLQSTSKRMESTLGLTGPQRLVIRLVGRFPGITAGTLANILHVHPSTLTGVLKRLEKRGLLERKSDPLDGRKALFALTDSGRALDIPSEGTVESAVQRVLARLARDRIVFTQEVLKALAEELGGLSAPLEDTPASSRPIPPAEG
- a CDS encoding DUF4175 family protein, whose protein sequence is MNLETPQSPAPELPPPPPPPAPPPPARREARSGGVAELLAQVRARQRRQLWAQGLLLGAVAALVLLFATGLLGRAVPGLARSLLWLALPVGAAVAYVFGVVLAHRQVGDDARTARLVGQRRPELSLDVLAAVELSRERREEAGWSPQLADAFLRQMDDRARTVDPGLVVDRQPLRRVAMACGGAVLALAVLMFFVGGRWAAGWKHLREQAARPETAAQAEPITGDIELTYRYPAYTGLAPRTVPGTNGEVSAPAGTEVVLKTRSDRPIERAEVVVNDQTLPLTVTGGRELTGSFVAKQAGHYHFVFYGARAKPLAVGPDIPLTVEADKAPQVTLLTPSTEIEVDPGQTVTLKYEATDDYGLSGLSLVYRMPGAKQETRVNLPREDSRRSRGTFNWDLGPLKPAPGDRITYYVEAKDNDAVEGPKKGVSRTQTLRVYSAAEHRRAALEKAEVLWGRLVDHLADRLEGPDRAKQKDATAVETAKSVDSSGQQLADDFRAQGSELSREKDVPKEIVSALLNIGGELKRSVGTTADFRRLYLRTQRARGEDWGTGTRLTAVVEDEIEGLERDILYLESLLDRQKLEALQELTKQLANERRDLSRLIEQFKANPDEAAREQVMQQIQQLKSRIQELMQRMAELRKGIRDEHLNAEALSEMMQQEDMQGAMDEVERLMQEGKADEALAKLQELGMQMDEMLESMDKSQEDFGAEQYPELAEKFGKFMDDLQGTMDEQQKVAEQTRALRDQARGQNRERLKEKGQALKDELNRKLKQVQEDYQKLDPGRLNSRAARPLEEAQSELRNVENALKVDDFDLAAESAARAEDAARQLSSMGEQQRQLDEMFGNPPEVRQQSAKMAEQLKKDARDVADVSQQLQNLFPPPGSQLSQQEKQQLQQLGQRQQQLEQRAQGLRQQMEDMEQTAPLFGEEAGQQMDEIGQRMGEASQRMQGKDPGRGYGEQQAAMEGLKRFQQQMQQSQQGRKGGRGLPMPMGSGRRQEGNGRNPQDKVELPDEDAFQAPREFRKDLLDAMKQGAPEKYREQVKRYYEELVK